The genomic DNA AACAGCCAGGTCCTGGACCAGATCCTGGTCAGCCCGTCGGTCCGCCGCGGCCACCTGTCCTACGACAGCGTGCACGTCAACGCCGAGTTCCACGACCAGATCAGCGACCACGACCCGCAGGTGCTGCGGTTCCGTCCGTAACCGGCCGGCGGTGGGGGCGGGTTCAGCGGCTTCAGCGGGGTACGAGGCCCAGCACGTGGTCGTAGCGGTTGACCGTGCTGCTCTTCACGCCCGGCCAGTCGTGCACCCGCTTCCACTGGGGCGTCGCCGAGCCGACACCGCCGCCGGGTGCGGCGAGGGCGTCGCGGTGGGCCTGCGCGCTCTGCCACTCGGCGTAGTTGAGGACGCGGGTGCCGTCGGTGCTGAGGTGGAAGTGGGCGGAGATACCGCCGGGGGGCGGGGCCGACTCGCTCTCCAGGGCCTCGAAGACGGCGTCCACCCAGGCGCGCTGCCGTTCGGGGTCGGGTCCCTCGAACTCGATGTCGACGATCACCACACAGCCCGGGACGACGGTGGCCGCCCCCGACGCGCGGCTCGTGCCGCGGTAGGGCCGGTACCGGCCGAGCTTCAGCCGTTCGATGCCCGGCACGGCGGTGTCGATCTCGTCGACGCGCTCCTGCCGTCGCGTTCCCGCGAAGGCCTCGTACGCCTGCTCGCTCGCCCACTGGGAGTAGTGCAGCAGCGTGCTGCCGTCGTGCCCGCCGTAGACGTGGTAGCCGAGCAGTTCGTCGGCGGGCCAGGGGCGGCTCTCCCAGGTACGGGAGATGGCGTCGACGGTCTG from Streptomyces sp. CB09001 includes the following:
- a CDS encoding antibiotic biosynthesis monooxygenase family protein, encoding MTRRTHTHPRPARPDVLAPFFSTWRVGTPERQRQTVDAISRTWESRPWPADELLGYHVYGGHDGSTLLHYSQWASEQAYEAFAGTRRQERVDEIDTAVPGIERLKLGRYRPYRGTSRASGAATVVPGCVVIVDIEFEGPDPERQRAWVDAVFEALESESAPPPGGISAHFHLSTDGTRVLNYAEWQSAQAHRDALAAPGGGVGSATPQWKRVHDWPGVKSSTVNRYDHVLGLVPR